The genomic DNA TGGCACAATGCCTGACACTCAACGCCGCAACCAACGTGAATGCCTGCGATGTGTGCGGGAAGTTGTGACAGGATTCAGCCAATGCAATCAGGCCGAAACGCATTTCTCGGCGTTCACATGTGCATCATCGTGGTTCGATTCCATCGGCCCACTTTTGCCGCCCTCCAGACCAGACCCCAGCAAACCTAAACTCGAAGATCATGCGATTCTGAACGCCAACGGACGAATCACGAAACTCATATTACAGGACTCTTATAATCGTACGAAGGTGATTTCTATGCTTGCTATCTCGTCTTTGTCTTACATTTCTGCATTCTGAGAATTCTTGCGTCCACTTCCTTCTATTCGTACTGTACACGATTTGCTCGGAGCGAAAAAAATGGAGAACGGAGACATGCTCACGATTGCCGCGTCGATCGCCGTCATTGTGTGGTCGGTCGTCATGAACACTCTGTATGATGCTGAACAGCACCGCGAAAAGATGGCTTCCGAAGGAAAGACTGCTGGCCATCAAATGCATGCACATATGCTGCAACAGGTGCGTGTGCGAGACATCACTCGTGGACATTCATGGAGTTTTACCGACGTTGCTCGCTAGACGATGTGAGCTTTCACGCATCCAAAACAACCAGAACGCAATGTCTTTTCGAATAGCCGTGCTCGAATTCATCAGCGAAGAAGCTTGAGGCAGCAAAGCAGCCTCCGACTTTCTGGATCTCAACTTCGATCAACTTCGTGATCGTGGAATACCCTGATCGATTCCGAAGTCACAGAGGTCCTATTCTCTCGGCGTGAAACTCCGACAATCTCACGCCACGGTCTGCACAACAACATATCCTGGGTCAGGTCCATGGTCGGAACCACAAATCCAAACATTTGCAGCTTCAGCTCGACTGTGCAAAGCTGTCATACCCATGCTCTTTGCTGTCTGGGCTGTCGTACGATTCTCATCAATTGGTGTCCCTCGAAGGCCGCGCATTCACCCTCTGGCCATTATCGTTACGAGGTCCTATTCGCCTGTAAAGACGCACAAAGGCCCACGGCACTGGGAACCGCATTGGCCATGAGTCGGTGCTGCCATAAGGACCGATTGGGTCTCCTCTTCACGGCTCATCCTATATCGATGCTTACTTCAAGTTTTCATCATGCTTTGTCAAGCTCCTGTACACCAAGATGCTGGGTCAGACAGTCTGAGCAGAGGCTCAGTACTGCTTCCGTACTTAAATCGGATAGCGGTGGGGAGGTGCTGGAGGAGTCGGTATCGAATGTAATGTGTAATATATGGGCATCGAGGCTCTGAGGGGTGGTTTGGCTTCTGTGTGACAACCAATGTTCAGATCAGATCTCGGTTGGTGTGTTGATCAATCGAATATCGCATCGCATCATCCTTCCACTTGTCGTCCGGGGCTAGACGTTTCTTTGCTTCTTTCGACAATGCACTCTTCAAGTGACagcctcgctcgctcgcttcgCTGGCTGACAAATACTGGGGTCGGTCATGGAAGAGTAATTGAGGAGGCAGagtaagaggaggagaaaggCGGGAAAGAGGAGTACATGTAGGATCGGCGTTCGCGTTCAAAGTTCCGACCCAGTCGTCACTTCCAACATTTCTCTTTGCGACAGCTTCACCACGCGCACCTACCTCGTCGCACAAATCAAAATGGGCAAAGGTAGGCCGTCTTGACCTTCACACTCGTAGTAATGATACTGACAGTTAGCAGGAACCGATAAGCTGTACGTATGTCTCAATGCGCAACACCAACTTCAAAGCCTCACTAACCTCGCTACAGATCACCCACTCCGAATGGTCGAGTGAAGATGCCTTCGGCGCGAGCGCTGGCGCAAACGCACGAAGATCTGCAAACTCTGGAGCAGGCGCCAGCTTCAAGCGACTCCCCTTCAACTTCTGCGCGGTATCATTACAGCCCTTCGAGCATCCTGTATGCACCGCAGATGGCACGATCTTCGACCTGACGAACATATTACCCTGGATCAAAAAGCATGGCACGAACCCGGTGAATGGACAGCCGTTGAAGAGCTCGGATCTTATCAAATTGAACTTTACGAAGAATGAAGAGGGCGAATATGTCGATCCTGTTACGTTCAAGGTCATAACCGATAACACCCATCTAATCGCAATCAAGAGCACGGGCAATGTATTCAGCTACGACACAGTACAGAGACTCAACGTCAAAGCGAAGAATTGGCGAGATCTGGTCAGCGACGAGGAATTCACGAGAGCCGACATTATCACCTTGCAGGATCCACAGAACCTGGAATCACGAAATCTGAGCGACTTCAAGTACCTGAAAGAAGGACAGAGTACTCTAACGGCTGAGCAGGAAGCTGAGAGGAGCGCCGGCGTGAACAATCAGAATCTGGGAAGCGCGGCGAAGATACTCAAGGCGAAAGAGGCAGTTGCGAAGGCCAGGGCTGAACGAGAAAAGGCAGCAAATGGTTCAGCAGAATCGCAAGCGCTTGCAAATGCAAGAAAGGCACATGCAGAAGTCTCAAAGTCCTCGCGGACGGCGAAGCCAGTACCTCATAACGCAGCTCGTTATACTAccggtgctgctgcggccgCCTTCACCAGCACTGGCCTGACACCTTCCACCGATACCTCGCGAGCGATCATGTCCGACGAAGAGTACATGCTCAAGCCGAAACGCGTCAAGCAGAAAGGCTATGTACGAATGACCACGAATCACGGTGCTATGAACATTGAGCTCTACCCAGAACACGCACCGAAAGCAGTATGGAACTTTATTCAACTATCGAAACGCGGGTATTACAATGGGGTGAAATTCCATAGGAACATCCAACGCTTCATGATACAAGGCGGTGATCCATCCGGCACAGGGCGAGGAGGG from Cercospora beticola chromosome 3, complete sequence includes the following:
- the CYP8 gene encoding Peptidyl-prolyl cis-trans isomerase cyp8, whose translation is MGKGTDKLYITHSEWSSEDAFGASAGANARRSANSGAGASFKRLPFNFCAVSLQPFEHPVCTADGTIFDLTNILPWIKKHGTNPVNGQPLKSSDLIKLNFTKNEEGEYVDPVTFKVITDNTHLIAIKSTGNVFSYDTVQRLNVKAKNWRDLVSDEEFTRADIITLQDPQNLESRNLSDFKYLKEGQSTLTAEQEAERSAGVNNQNLGSAAKILKAKEAVAKARAEREKAANGSAESQALANARKAHAEVSKSSRTAKPVPHNAARYTTGAAAAAFTSTGLTPSTDTSRAIMSDEEYMLKPKRVKQKGYVRMTTNHGAMNIELYPEHAPKAVWNFIQLSKRGYYNGVKFHRNIQRFMIQGGDPSGTGRGGQSCWGKTFTDELEGPLKHDGRGVLSMANKGKDTNTSQFFILYRQAPHLNLKHTIFGRVVEGLEVLDRLESIEVDDGKRPLEDCTIQDMAVLIDPFEDFLKERDEKEAAEARKERLRQEGGAADEQTTWTGKRIRADGKVEDAGSAAGVGKYLKQAGAPVEEDEIVGEWDESEMAPPTKKAKKGGGFGDFSAW